Proteins encoded together in one Candidatus Xianfuyuplasma coldseepsis window:
- the pgmB gene encoding beta-phosphoglucomutase: protein MPLSKKLFIFDLDGVLTSTSHEHLQAWTLLCDELGIKIGPDIEEKTKGVSRLDSLNIVLSSSPSITAFTEQEKIELATRKNQIYQSLIQEYTPKNLYKGVLQLLEYLHKNNILVALGSASKNGPMLLDKLGITDYFDYIVDPSTVRGKPHPDIFLKAMNHFSLQPEQCVGVEDAIAGIHAINQANMYSIGIGHKDTLSHASIVYPSIDHIRLDDIDTLIKEGT, encoded by the coding sequence GTGCCATTAAGTAAGAAACTTTTCATCTTTGATTTGGATGGTGTCTTAACATCTACAAGTCATGAGCATTTACAAGCATGGACACTTTTATGCGATGAACTGGGAATCAAAATTGGTCCGGATATCGAGGAAAAAACAAAAGGTGTCTCTCGACTAGATTCACTGAATATCGTCCTTTCCTCATCACCAAGTATAACGGCTTTTACCGAACAGGAAAAAATAGAGTTAGCTACACGTAAGAATCAAATATATCAATCACTGATACAAGAGTATACACCGAAGAACTTATATAAAGGTGTGCTTCAGTTACTGGAATATTTGCATAAAAATAACATATTAGTTGCCCTTGGTAGTGCTTCAAAAAATGGACCGATGTTGCTGGATAAGTTAGGAATAACAGACTATTTTGATTACATTGTAGATCCATCTACAGTACGTGGGAAACCACATCCCGATATCTTTCTTAAAGCAATGAATCACTTTTCATTACAACCAGAGCAATGTGTCGGCGTAGAAGATGCCATAGCTGGAATCCATGCGATTAATCAAGCAAATATGTACTCAATCGGAATCGGTCATAAAGACACGCTATCCCATGCATCAATTGTGTATCCTTCAATTGATCACATTCGTCTTGATGATATAGATACCCTGATAAAGGAGGGTACTTGA
- a CDS encoding LacI family DNA-binding transcriptional regulator, with translation MPSIKDVARKAGVGIATVSRVINNSGYVKQSTREKIEKVIQEIGYVPNEIARSMLKQKNNIVAFIIPNSTHLFFGELLYHVELELFKYGYKLMVCNSSESMEKELEYLDMLKNNRVDAIILLTNNDIEQYLNKDLPLISFDRKFKDVPFVASDNYQGGILAAKKLIDLGCDHLMFIGDDAQGDSTPVQTEVTKRRLGFMSYAKEHHHSEVINIEYPLGNYINIPEQVHKTVLEHPEVDGIFAISDAVACEVILNLEKHGKRVPEDVKVIGFDGGRSFLNLGKKMTSISQSPEQIAHAIAESIHSFYANEKVENKIIPVTLTNGETA, from the coding sequence GTGCCTAGTATAAAAGATGTTGCTCGTAAGGCTGGGGTAGGGATTGCAACCGTATCTCGTGTAATCAATAATTCTGGCTATGTTAAGCAATCTACTCGTGAGAAAATCGAGAAGGTTATTCAAGAAATTGGATACGTGCCTAACGAAATTGCCCGAAGTATGTTAAAACAAAAAAACAATATTGTCGCTTTCATCATTCCTAATAGTACTCACCTCTTCTTTGGTGAATTACTGTATCATGTAGAATTGGAATTATTCAAATACGGATATAAATTAATGGTCTGTAATTCAAGTGAATCCATGGAGAAGGAATTAGAATACCTCGATATGCTTAAAAACAATCGTGTGGACGCAATCATTCTACTTACCAATAACGACATTGAACAGTATCTCAACAAAGATCTCCCTTTAATTTCATTTGATCGTAAGTTTAAGGATGTACCGTTTGTTGCAAGCGATAACTATCAAGGCGGTATCCTTGCAGCCAAGAAGCTAATTGATTTAGGTTGTGATCACTTAATGTTCATCGGTGATGATGCACAAGGAGATTCTACACCGGTACAAACGGAAGTTACCAAACGGCGACTTGGATTTATGAGCTATGCCAAAGAGCATCACCATTCCGAAGTAATTAATATTGAATACCCGTTGGGTAACTATATAAATATCCCTGAGCAAGTTCATAAAACTGTGTTAGAACATCCTGAAGTTGATGGAATCTTTGCCATCTCAGACGCGGTTGCTTGTGAAGTCATTCTGAACTTGGAAAAACATGGCAAACGAGTTCCTGAAGATGTTAAAGTTATTGGTTTTGACGGAGGTAGAAGTTTTCTAAATCTAGGTAAGAAAATGACTTCAATAAGCCAATCTCCTGAACAAATTGCTCACGCAATCGCAGAAAGTATCCACAGTTTCTATGCAAATGAAAAAGTGGAAAATAAGATTATTCCTGTAACCCTAACAAATGGAGAAACCGCATAA
- a CDS encoding glycoside hydrolase family 65 protein encodes MIITRDNRLHIEQLQTDESIFATQNGYIGVRGTFCEGYGTNGLRNGTFINSFYEEYPYRYEENLSGFAQKGQAMIHVIDGQGIEFYIDNHPLNMESCDVVSLHREFHLYGGYTTRTIHYKTPSQYEFILTEKRLTSLEQPELFVVEIDLQSLNYSGHVEMRSTVQQPQFSNTLSRDPRIGKTHNESFILRDIHISDDYGCIQVQTKHSKLEMAVSVTHNIPVQYTHNDKNITATAHASLTENEHFTCRKYVIYTSSNYHSNYVTANNILRQQILKNQSTDYFEQQRQSLTSFWKTCEIAIDGNERLQLIMNYNVYQLHTSGGLDSRFNIGAKGLTGDGYEGHHFWDTEIYLLPFFVLTNPQKAKTLLLNRYHNIEAARQEALNLGHTRGIKIPWRSITGRELSPYYPAGTAQYHINSDVAYAVIHYYYATDDMSFMLKYGFELLVETARTIYDIGHFHNGVFHIHEVTGPDEYTTCVDDNYYTNSMAQYHFQFIVDFYDKHASLLKSLITRMQLSDQEIKDFNQAAESMAIIYDETLQIIAQDQTFLSKEPWDLEHTPSSNFPLLLHYHPLQIYRKQVLKQADVLLSMFLLDFEDKTIMEHSYDYYSNITTHDSSLSKCVHSIVASALDKLSVAYDYMIDVSEVDMSNTQRNTKDGLHLANLGGSYMTIVYGLAGLRIKPDRIILCPRIPHDMNGYSFTIQYRQSIITISISDTIQLTSTNTVDIELYGNAITLQKGTILDYPLG; translated from the coding sequence ATGATCATTACAAGAGACAATCGGTTACACATTGAACAGTTACAAACCGATGAATCTATTTTTGCAACCCAAAATGGATACATTGGTGTACGAGGAACCTTTTGTGAGGGATATGGTACAAACGGATTAAGGAATGGTACTTTCATCAATAGTTTCTATGAAGAATACCCTTATCGATATGAAGAGAATCTCTCGGGCTTTGCCCAAAAGGGACAAGCGATGATTCATGTAATTGATGGGCAAGGAATCGAGTTTTATATTGACAATCATCCATTAAATATGGAGAGTTGTGATGTTGTAAGTCTCCATCGAGAGTTTCATTTGTATGGTGGTTATACAACAAGAACGATTCATTACAAAACACCCTCACAATATGAATTTATCCTTACCGAAAAACGACTTACTTCTCTTGAACAGCCTGAATTATTCGTCGTTGAAATCGATCTTCAATCGTTAAACTATAGCGGACATGTAGAAATGCGTTCTACAGTGCAACAACCACAATTTAGTAACACCTTATCCCGTGATCCACGGATTGGAAAAACACATAATGAATCGTTTATACTACGTGATATTCATATCAGTGACGATTACGGATGTATCCAAGTTCAAACGAAGCATTCCAAACTAGAAATGGCGGTATCTGTTACGCACAATATCCCTGTTCAGTATACTCATAATGATAAAAACATCACGGCAACAGCACATGCTTCATTGACTGAAAACGAACACTTCACTTGTCGTAAATATGTAATCTATACATCCAGTAATTATCATTCAAATTATGTGACTGCAAACAATATATTACGTCAACAGATTCTTAAAAATCAATCTACGGATTACTTTGAACAACAACGACAAAGTCTTACGTCATTCTGGAAAACGTGTGAAATAGCAATCGACGGCAATGAGCGATTACAATTGATCATGAATTATAATGTGTATCAACTACATACGTCTGGTGGTCTGGATTCTCGCTTCAATATAGGAGCGAAGGGTCTCACAGGAGACGGCTATGAAGGGCATCATTTTTGGGATACTGAAATCTATTTACTACCATTCTTTGTATTAACGAATCCACAAAAAGCAAAGACATTATTATTGAATCGTTATCACAATATTGAAGCAGCCCGACAAGAAGCATTAAACTTAGGTCATACTCGCGGTATCAAGATACCTTGGCGTTCCATCACTGGACGTGAATTATCGCCATATTATCCCGCGGGAACAGCTCAATACCACATAAATAGCGATGTTGCATATGCCGTCATACATTATTACTACGCTACAGATGATATGTCGTTTATGTTGAAATACGGGTTTGAGTTACTTGTTGAAACCGCACGGACAATCTATGATATCGGTCATTTCCACAACGGAGTATTCCATATTCATGAAGTGACTGGTCCCGATGAATATACAACATGTGTAGATGACAATTACTACACCAACTCAATGGCACAGTACCATTTTCAATTCATCGTTGATTTTTACGACAAACATGCATCATTATTGAAATCCCTCATAACAAGGATGCAACTGTCCGATCAAGAAATAAAGGATTTTAATCAGGCTGCAGAATCCATGGCGATCATCTATGATGAAACATTACAAATTATTGCTCAAGATCAAACATTCTTATCCAAAGAACCATGGGATTTAGAACATACACCATCCTCAAACTTTCCATTATTACTTCATTATCATCCATTACAAATTTATCGGAAGCAAGTTCTCAAGCAGGCCGATGTATTGTTGTCGATGTTCCTACTGGATTTTGAGGATAAAACAATCATGGAACATTCATATGATTACTATTCAAACATAACCACACATGACTCTAGCTTATCGAAGTGTGTTCATAGTATTGTAGCAAGTGCATTAGACAAACTATCCGTCGCATACGATTATATGATAGATGTCAGTGAAGTGGATATGAGTAATACGCAACGAAACACAAAAGATGGACTGCATTTAGCAAATCTTGGTGGTTCATACATGACGATTGTATATGGTTTGGCTGGTTTACGAATCAAACCAGATCGCATTATTTTATGCCCAAGGATACCACATGACATGAATGGGTATTCGTTTACGATCCAATATCGTCAATCTATAATAACCATTTCCATATCGGACACGATTCAATTAACTTCAACAAACACTGTTGATATCGAACTGTATGGAAATGCAATCACATTACAAAAGGGTACAATACTTGATTATCCGTTAGGGTAA
- a CDS encoding alpha-amylase family protein yields the protein MKSLYSKRLSKHQKELKQLYFKLYDSYGATPKDFDSLLSMMFERYNERSDRLNNLDQHHKTWYLSRKLVGYTLYVDLFSDTLRKLEKKIPYLQELGITFVHLMPLLQTPEGENDGGYAVEDYLEINPSLGTMDDFEHLIEQFADANIVICIDYVINHTSDTHEWARKALNGDSQYQDMYLMYDDRTIPDQFDQTVPLVLPNKRPSNFTYKEEINKWVYTSFSSFQWDLNFKNPLVFEEMVNILLQLANKGINMIRLDAIPFMWKELHTSCRNLPEVHDLLHLFHLIKEIVCPSLVLLGEAIVEPDEIFKYFGTEERNECSVLYNANLMVNIWNAFATRDVRLLNIDNSKYHIHDQGCWMNYVRCHDDIGWGLNESALESLGVSPYYHKQYLIEFYSNQFPGSFAKGEIYQFNPQNNDARINGTTASLLGLERSYDEHNEYEQYIALRRIFLAHAILFSHRGIPLIYSGDEIATINDQSYRSDDRKNEDGRWVHRPYFDWTRAKKRLTPKTFESIVFNAIKNMITIRKKHSVFDGDVQSTIIINNDISLYSFVKATAKERILFIYNFSEYRKELTSEPYQEFQFSTNMEDLFTGRTIDFNHPSITISPYEVLWLMEKL from the coding sequence ATGAAATCATTGTATTCAAAACGATTATCCAAACATCAAAAAGAATTGAAACAACTGTATTTCAAGTTGTATGATTCATATGGTGCAACACCCAAAGATTTTGATTCTCTCCTTTCCATGATGTTTGAACGGTATAATGAACGAAGTGATCGTTTGAACAACTTAGATCAACATCATAAGACGTGGTACTTGTCCCGTAAACTTGTCGGATATACTTTGTATGTCGATTTGTTCTCTGATACCCTTCGCAAGTTAGAAAAGAAAATACCGTATCTACAAGAACTAGGTATTACATTTGTTCATCTAATGCCACTTCTACAAACCCCTGAAGGGGAAAATGATGGTGGATACGCTGTTGAAGATTATCTCGAGATTAATCCATCACTGGGTACTATGGATGATTTTGAACATCTCATTGAACAATTCGCAGATGCCAATATTGTTATCTGTATTGATTACGTTATCAATCACACATCGGACACGCATGAATGGGCACGAAAAGCTCTTAATGGTGATTCACAATATCAAGATATGTACCTGATGTATGATGATCGCACAATTCCTGATCAGTTCGACCAAACGGTACCGCTCGTGTTACCAAACAAACGGCCAAGTAATTTCACATACAAAGAAGAAATTAATAAATGGGTCTATACCTCATTCAGCAGTTTTCAATGGGATTTGAACTTCAAGAATCCATTGGTATTTGAAGAGATGGTAAATATCTTATTACAATTAGCAAACAAAGGTATCAATATGATTCGACTCGATGCCATCCCTTTTATGTGGAAAGAACTACATACCTCTTGTCGAAATCTACCAGAAGTACACGACTTATTACATTTGTTCCATTTAATCAAAGAGATTGTCTGTCCTTCACTGGTCCTACTTGGCGAAGCCATCGTCGAACCTGATGAAATATTTAAATATTTCGGTACTGAAGAACGAAATGAGTGTAGTGTACTTTATAATGCAAACCTCATGGTGAACATATGGAATGCCTTTGCCACAAGAGACGTTCGATTATTAAACATTGATAACTCTAAGTACCATATTCATGATCAAGGTTGTTGGATGAACTACGTTCGCTGTCACGATGATATTGGTTGGGGGTTAAATGAATCCGCATTGGAATCTCTTGGAGTGAGTCCTTATTATCATAAACAATATCTAATTGAATTCTACAGCAATCAGTTTCCTGGTAGTTTTGCCAAAGGTGAAATCTATCAATTCAACCCGCAAAACAACGATGCAAGAATTAATGGTACTACCGCATCACTACTTGGTTTAGAACGTTCCTATGATGAACACAATGAATACGAACAATACATCGCGTTGCGACGGATATTTCTTGCCCATGCAATTCTCTTTTCCCATCGTGGAATACCACTAATCTATAGCGGTGATGAAATTGCTACAATTAATGATCAGTCCTATCGTAGTGATGATCGCAAGAACGAAGACGGACGATGGGTACATCGACCATATTTTGATTGGACACGAGCCAAAAAACGATTAACACCTAAGACATTTGAATCAATCGTATTCAATGCGATAAAAAACATGATTACAATCCGTAAAAAACACTCGGTATTTGATGGCGATGTACAGTCAACCATTATTATCAACAATGATATCTCACTATACTCCTTTGTCAAAGCAACCGCAAAAGAGCGGATACTATTCATATACAACTTCTCGGAATATCGCAAAGAATTAACCTCAGAACCGTATCAAGAATTCCAATTTTCTACGAATATGGAGGATTTATTTACCGGTAGAACCATTGATTTTAACCATCCATCAATTACGATATCTCCGTATGAAGTGTTATGGTTAATGGAGAAACTATAA
- a CDS encoding carbohydrate ABC transporter permease, which translates to MTDEKRNTLIYSVIGFILMIAFFFPFFIVLINSAKDSFTITQDPLSLPTDMGQLFENIKIIVQHDGIKYFSSFFNSLLITTLSLITIGISSAMAAWVLVRTKSKLSYIIFLFFLSGMVIPFQVVMLPLVSLLEILREITTIPFKDTYWGVILAYIGFGAPLSVFLFHGFIKSIPTDIEEAAIIDGCSKSQVFFRVVLPILKPIFVTMLVLNGMWIWNDYLLPSLVIGIGGDVQTLPLAVANLAGTYVKQWDLILTSVLMAALPVIILFLFAQKHIIKGMTSGAIK; encoded by the coding sequence ATGACAGACGAAAAACGGAACACATTGATATATAGTGTGATTGGTTTCATCTTAATGATTGCATTCTTCTTCCCCTTTTTCATTGTATTAATTAACTCTGCCAAAGATAGTTTTACGATTACCCAAGATCCACTTAGCTTACCAACAGATATGGGACAGCTCTTTGAAAATATCAAAATCATAGTTCAACATGATGGAATCAAATACTTTTCATCCTTCTTTAACTCACTTCTAATTACCACATTAAGTCTAATTACAATCGGAATATCCTCTGCGATGGCAGCATGGGTATTGGTCCGAACAAAATCAAAACTATCCTACATCATTTTCTTGTTTTTCTTAAGTGGAATGGTCATTCCATTTCAAGTTGTTATGTTACCACTTGTCAGCTTACTTGAAATCCTTCGTGAAATAACGACAATACCATTTAAAGATACCTATTGGGGTGTTATCTTAGCATACATCGGATTTGGTGCACCACTCAGTGTCTTTCTATTTCACGGGTTTATCAAATCGATCCCAACGGATATTGAAGAAGCAGCCATCATTGATGGTTGTAGTAAATCACAAGTCTTCTTCCGTGTTGTATTACCAATTTTGAAACCAATTTTTGTCACCATGTTGGTATTGAATGGTATGTGGATCTGGAACGATTATCTATTACCATCCCTAGTCATCGGAATTGGTGGAGATGTTCAAACACTACCACTAGCCGTGGCAAACCTAGCTGGTACTTATGTCAAACAATGGGATTTAATTTTAACAAGTGTATTAATGGCTGCTTTACCAGTCATCATTCTCTTCCTCTTTGCCCAAAAGCACATTATCAAAGGAATGACTTCTGGTGCCATTAAGTAA
- a CDS encoding carbohydrate ABC transporter permease yields MDDNKVRIILIRLWRILVTIPIVVIYIPIVGLINLVWYRLLRRPNKVVWTISPDTSSLTLAYLRDHWVGDSNTAQNNKVFLGFVFPALGAFILMVIIPFIMGIYYSFTDWTGLNNDNLQMVWFDHYRTLLTDVKFFYSFSRTVIYSILNIVFINLVAFGLALLVTQKIKLRNLYRAGFFMPNLIGGLVLGYIWQFIFNRAIVAFGGIFAKSLLVDGNSALFALIIVVTWQYAGYIMMIYIAAIQNIPQDLIEASKIDGASAMQRLQTITFPLVAQAFTVAMFLTLVTSFKQFDTVVSLSDAGPAMLLPQWIADIYGIRIAPAVDSLNFIAVDIYKEAFSNYNMALGQAKAIIFFIILLVISLVQVNYNKKREVEL; encoded by the coding sequence ATGGATGATAACAAAGTACGCATTATCTTAATTCGTCTGTGGCGAATACTAGTAACGATCCCAATTGTTGTGATTTACATACCAATTGTTGGTCTTATTAATCTTGTATGGTATCGGCTATTACGACGACCAAACAAAGTGGTATGGACGATTAGTCCGGATACCAGTTCGTTAACACTAGCATATTTACGAGATCATTGGGTAGGGGATTCAAATACCGCCCAAAATAACAAAGTGTTTCTTGGTTTTGTATTTCCTGCACTAGGTGCTTTTATTTTAATGGTTATCATTCCGTTCATTATGGGTATATACTATTCCTTTACAGATTGGACAGGATTGAACAATGACAATCTGCAGATGGTATGGTTTGATCACTATCGTACATTGCTAACGGATGTGAAGTTCTTCTATTCCTTTTCAAGAACAGTAATCTATTCCATCCTAAATATTGTATTTATCAATCTGGTTGCCTTTGGATTAGCTTTATTGGTAACACAAAAAATTAAATTACGTAATCTATACCGCGCTGGTTTCTTCATGCCAAACTTAATTGGTGGTTTGGTCCTTGGGTACATTTGGCAATTCATCTTCAACCGTGCTATTGTTGCATTTGGAGGTATCTTTGCGAAAAGCTTACTCGTTGATGGAAACTCTGCATTATTTGCGTTAATCATTGTCGTAACCTGGCAATATGCTGGATATATCATGATGATCTATATCGCAGCTATTCAAAACATACCACAAGACTTAATTGAAGCAAGTAAAATCGATGGTGCTTCAGCAATGCAACGATTACAAACGATTACCTTCCCACTTGTTGCTCAAGCATTCACTGTTGCGATGTTCTTAACATTAGTCACATCATTTAAGCAATTTGATACAGTTGTGTCACTGAGTGATGCTGGCCCGGCGATGCTGCTACCACAGTGGATTGCCGATATCTACGGTATCCGAATAGCACCTGCTGTGGACTCATTGAACTTCATTGCCGTAGATATCTATAAAGAAGCCTTCTCGAATTACAATATGGCTTTAGGACAAGCAAAAGCGATTATATTCTTCATCATCTTGCTGGTTATTTCACTTGTCCAAGTTAACTACAACAAGAAAAGAGAGGTGGAATTATAA